From Rubripirellula reticaptiva, the proteins below share one genomic window:
- a CDS encoding cupin domain-containing protein has translation MMVVPQVTPKASAECGAMGRQNLATGMQVSFRRWQQDPSDSNDAIIRDYEIMGHMIDGALELGLGGETVSLRTGDSWLVPQGAQNRCRVVEPIIAIEAASPPARFNDLDEHPTKAS, from the coding sequence ATGATGGTTGTCCCGCAAGTCACTCCCAAAGCCTCGGCTGAGTGCGGCGCGATGGGCAGGCAAAACCTTGCTACTGGTATGCAAGTTTCCTTCCGCCGCTGGCAGCAAGATCCAAGCGATTCTAATGATGCGATTATCCGCGATTACGAAATAATGGGCCACATGATTGATGGCGCACTCGAACTTGGTCTCGGTGGCGAAACTGTCTCGTTGCGTACTGGCGATTCGTGGCTTGTGCCTCAAGGTGCTCAGAATCGCTGCCGAGTTGTCGAGCCAATTATCGCAATCGAAGCGGCGAGCCCACCTGCCAGATTCAACGACCTTGACGAACACCCAACAAAGGCATCGTAA
- a CDS encoding diacylglycerol/lipid kinase family protein translates to MSPLTIVWNSGSGRASEISELRQTLAERSTQWIDLSEISDLGTELGHISAESLATVVAAGGDGTVNAVVNSLMTIDARRRPTMGIVPLGTANDFAGTLCVPESIASAVNLLGQEAAPVDIVRVRGRNLQRYYANIAAGGNCVRVSEAMTDEMKSRWGAFSYIRGAVDVLPNMTSYRINATCDAEVFTQLDSWAVLVANGRTNAGRIEVAPKASPTDGLIDVIFIRDGTIGDMVEIVANNLLGDFLDSDQVIFRQTRSLRLQSDPPMRFTMDGEVIDEEPLHFEVVPGAIHIHINKQL, encoded by the coding sequence ATGTCGCCACTAACCATCGTTTGGAACTCGGGATCCGGCCGAGCCTCAGAAATCTCTGAACTTCGGCAAACACTTGCGGAACGATCAACTCAATGGATCGACCTTTCGGAAATTTCTGATTTGGGAACAGAGCTTGGCCACATCTCCGCTGAAAGCTTGGCAACGGTCGTTGCAGCCGGCGGTGACGGGACTGTTAACGCGGTCGTCAATTCGTTAATGACTATTGACGCTCGTCGCCGACCGACGATGGGCATTGTCCCGCTTGGCACCGCAAACGATTTTGCTGGGACACTTTGTGTGCCAGAGAGCATTGCATCCGCAGTAAACTTGCTCGGCCAGGAAGCGGCACCCGTCGACATTGTCCGTGTCCGCGGCAGAAACTTACAGCGTTACTACGCAAACATCGCGGCGGGGGGCAATTGTGTTCGAGTTAGCGAAGCGATGACGGACGAAATGAAATCCCGTTGGGGAGCATTCAGCTACATTCGTGGTGCAGTCGATGTCCTGCCCAACATGACAAGCTACCGCATTAACGCAACCTGCGACGCAGAAGTCTTTACTCAACTCGATTCTTGGGCGGTCCTTGTTGCCAACGGCAGAACCAACGCTGGGCGAATTGAGGTCGCTCCGAAAGCGTCTCCGACTGATGGTTTGATCGATGTTATTTTTATTCGCGATGGCACGATCGGCGACATGGTCGAGATTGTCGCTAACAATCTACTCGGCGATTTTCTTGACAGTGATCAAGTCATTTTCCGCCAAACGCGTTCTCTGCGCTTGCAATCTGACCCCCCGATGCGATTCACGATGGACGGGGAAGTGATCGATGAAGAACCCCTTCATTTTGAAGTCGTGCCCGGAGCGATCCACATTCACATCAACAAACAGTTGTAG